A portion of the Pomacea canaliculata isolate SZHN2017 linkage group LG13, ASM307304v1, whole genome shotgun sequence genome contains these proteins:
- the LOC112553870 gene encoding 15-hydroxyprostaglandin dehydrogenase [NAD(+)]-like: MDTRDKGVFLTGGAQGLGRGIVVKLLSLGAKVFFVDVDVERGKATQVELQTQYGADVVFFQPADVSDGEQHKAAFDAAVSTLGAVEICVNNAGIMAEDKWEKVLAVNAGSHIRGSLLALEHMRRDRGGRGGVIINVASLAALYPKSICPSYTASKHAVIGFTTSWAMNPDHKDHGVRWCCLCPATFQSGMVDLKRLGDLDTDTIAEILQKQGFVEISQVVEGVMKLMRDPDNNGAILEVSLEKGARYRRRQVVDRDGVSDLVVVDTY, encoded by the exons ATGGACACCCGTGATAAAGGTGTCTTTCTTACCGGTGGTGCACAAGGCCTGGGGCGTGGTATCGTGGTAAAGTTACTGTCGCTGGGAGCAAAG GTGTTCTTCGTCGATGTCGATGTTGAGAGAGGGAAGGCCACACAGGTCGAGCTACAAACACAATATGGCGCCGACGTCGTCTTCTTCCAGCCGGCCGACGTCTCTGATGGCGAGCAGCACAAAG CGGCGTTTGATGCGGCGGTGTCCACGCTGGGAGCCGTGGAGATCTGCGTCAACAACGCCGGGATAATGGCGGAGGACAAGTGGGAGAAAGTGCTGGCCGTTAATGCG GGGTCACACATCCGGGGCAGTCTGCTAGCTCTGGAGCACATGCGCCGTGACCGCGGAGGTCGTGGTGGAGTCATCATTAACGTGGCCTCTCTGGCAG CATTATACCCGAAATCCATTTGTCCCAGCTACACTGCATCAAAACATGCTGTGATTGGTTTCACCACCAGCTGGGCG ATGAATCCTGACCATAAAGACCATGGTGTACGGTGGTGCTGCCTGTGTCCTGCAACCTTCCAAAGCGGAATGGTAGACTTGAAGCGTCTGGGTGACCTGGACACAGACACCATTGCGGAGATTTTACAAAAGCAGGGCTTTGTGGA AATTTCCCAGGTAGTAGAGGGAGTCATGAAACTAATGCGAGATCCAGATAACAACGGAGCCATCTTGGAAGTGTCCCTTGAGAAGGGGGCTCGTTACCGGCGAAGACAGGTTGTAGACCGTGATGGTGTTTCTGACCTCGTGGTGGTGGACACGTACTGA
- the LOC112553872 gene encoding hepatoma-derived growth factor-related protein 2-like: MENETENETVNKRKCIGKRSRISSSSEEDDECKKSQTTPKSSSRQNIKRHSARIEEKRKKVFRMPKRDKMWNAISTRTCKSSEISRLKPRKLINDFMKGTNRYNYDPVETGSEDSSDEESDSESSSETTSKKKSKPGHHVEKGHRVKGRKRRIKEASETSDSDDEKVTVSEKNVDPQMKTLTPITKECGVKHSDNENGLSPMQSKMRGHMECSIPVLNPVAEHGSASQHSSSDTDTDKIVLKPAKGKQHILESDSEESITK, from the exons ATGGAAAAcgagacagaaaatgaaactgtaaataaaagaaagtgtaTAGGTAAACGCAGTAGAATCTCATCATCCTCAGAAGAAGACGATGAGTGTAAAAAATCTCAAACTACTCCCAAGTCAAGCTCAAGACAG AATATCAAACGACATTCAGCTCGCAtcgaagagaagagaaagaaggtgtTTCGCATGCCAAAGAGGGACAAGATGTGGAATGCCATTTCTACGAGAACCTGTAAATCATCTGAGATATCTCGGCTTAAGCCACGGAAACTAATCAATGATTTCATGAAAGG AACAAACCGTTACAACTATGATCCCGTAGAAACTGGATCAGAAGACAGTTCTGATGAAGAGTCTGACTCTGAGAGCTCATCTGAAACCACAAGCAAAAAGAAGAGCAAACCAGGACATCATGTT GAAAAAGGACATCGTGTCAAAGGGAGAAAGcgacgcatcaaggaagctaGTGAAACTAGTGATTCTGATGACGAGAAGGTGACtgtctctgaaaaaaatgttgacccACAGATGAAGACATTGACACCAATAACAAAAGAATGTGGAGTCAAGCACAGTGATAATGAAAACGGGCTAAGCCCCATGCAGAGTAAAATGAGAGGCCATATGGAGTGCTCTATTCCAGTTCTGAATCCTGTTGCAGAACATGGGTCTGCATCTCAGCATTCCAGcagtgacactgacactgacaaaatagttttaaaaccAGCAAAGGGAAAGCAGCACATTTTGGAGTCAGACAGTGAGGAAAGTAtcacaaagtga
- the LOC112553868 gene encoding 15-hydroxyprostaglandin dehydrogenase [NAD(+)]-like, with amino-acid sequence MNLSGKRVFLTGGARGIGRGISEALLSKGAMVMFCDINPGTGKQTEEELQKQYSSDSVSFIKADVADSQQLKAAFEAAVTKFGAVDIHINNAGILDQRIWERMFAVNAIGTIRGCQIALEHMRRDKGGHGGVIMNVVSMGGLGSSYWFPAYTASKHAVIGFVNSWAESPYQPQHGVRWGCVCPVSVDTEMLNMEENQIYDLSENQKHTATHKVQISDVVDAFMKLVQDENSNGALMEVSRENNGVYCRRQLVYMNNVSPPCFMDNLPFPGQT; translated from the exons ATGAATCTAAGTGGTAAACGTGTTTTTTTGACTGGTGGTGCAAGAGGCATCGGCCGAGGAATTTCTGAAGCTTTACTTTCTAAAGGTGCAATG GTAATGTTTTGTGACATAAATCCAGGGACAGGTAAacagacagaggaagaacttcAAAAGCAGTACAGTTCAGACAGTGTTAGTTTCATAAAAGCCGATGTGGCTGATTCTCAGCAACTGAAAG caGCATTTGAGGCAGCGGTAACCAAATTTGGAGCAGTGGATATTCACATTAACAATGCAGGGATACTTGATCAGCGAATATGGGAGAGAATGTTTGCAGTGAATGCT ATCGGCACCATCCGTGGATGTCAAATAGCCCTGGAACATATGCGCCGTGACAAAGGAGGACATGGTGGTGTCATCATGAATGTGGTATCTATGGGAG gactgGGTTCATCTTACTGGTTTCCTGCATACACTGCCTCCAAACATGCTGTCATTGGATTTGTCAACAGCTGGGCT GAAAGTCCTTATCAGCCCCAGCATGGTGTTAGATGGGGTTGTGTCTGCCCAGTGTCTGTTGATACTGAGATGCTGAACATGGAAGAAAACCAGATCTATGACTTGAGCGAAAACCAGAAGCATACAGCAACTCATAAAGTGCA GATAAGCGATGTCGTCGACGCTTTTATGAAGCTGGTCCAGGACGAAAATAGCAATGGTGCCTTGATGGAGGTCTCCAGAGAAAACAACGGAGTTTACTGCCGGCGACAGCTTGTCTACATGAACAACGTGTCACCACCTTGCTTCATGGATAATCTTCCGTTTCCGGGTCAAACTTGA
- the LOC112554675 gene encoding 15-hydroxyprostaglandin dehydrogenase [NAD(+)]-like, giving the protein MDLRGKSVFLTGGARGLGRGIVEELLSLGAKVLFCDVNVEQGRVTEVELQKQYGADVVFFQEADVSDEEQHKAAFAAAVSKLGVVDICVNNAGISDENSWEKVLEVNTGAYIRGSLLALKHMRRDLGGCGGVIINVASLLGLMPMATSPVYAASKHAVVGFTTSWAMSPDQKEHGVRWCCLCPGIFNSELLQETLNSNRVYHVQDVQQYLQDHGVMPVSQVAQAVIKLIQDPDNNGAILEVSLAKGARYRRRQIVDRDGVSDLVVVDTY; this is encoded by the exons ATGGACCTCCGGGGTAAGAGTGTGTTTTTAACAGGCGGTGCACGAGGTTTGGGCCGTGGTATCGTGGAAGAGTTACTGTCCTTAGGAGCGAAG GTGCTGTTCTGTGACGTCAACGTTGAGCAAGGCAGGGTCACAGAGGTCGAGCTACAAAAACAATATGGCGCCGACGTTGTTTTTTTCCAGGAGGCCGACGTCTCGGATGAGGAGCAGCACAAAG CGGCGTTTGCGGCGGCTGTGTCCAAGCTGGGGGTGGTGGATATTTGTGTCAACAACGCCGGGATATCAGATGAAAACAGCTGGGAGAAGGTGCTGGAGGTCAATACG GGGGCATACATCCGGGGCAGTCTGCTAGCGCTGAAGCACATGCGCCGTGACCTCGGAGGTTGTGGTGGTGTCATCATTAACGTCGCGTCTTTACTCG GTCTTATGCCGATGGCCACTTCCCCAGTATATGCTGCGTCCAAGCATGCTGTGGTCGGCTTTACCACCAGCTGGGCT ATGAGTCCTGATCAGAAGGAGCATGGAGTGCGGTGGTGCTGTCTGTGCCCCGGTATCTTCAACAGTGAACTGCTTCAAGAAACATTAAACAGCAATCGCGTGTATCACGTACAGGACGTTCAGCAATATTTGCAAGATCATGGTGTCATGCC AGTTTCCCAGGTGGCACAGGCCGTCATAAAACTGATACAAGATCCAGACAACAACGGCGCCATCTTGGAGGTGTCCCTTGCTAAGGGGGCTCGTTACCGGCGACGACAGATTGTGGACCGTGATGGTGTTTCTGACCTCGTGGTGGTGGACACGTACTGA